A stretch of Ipomoea triloba cultivar NCNSP0323 chromosome 11, ASM357664v1 DNA encodes these proteins:
- the LOC115996043 gene encoding RNA polymerase II-associated protein 3-like isoform X2, whose product MLYFRFQEAEDDCTEALNLDDRYIKAYSCCSTARKELGKLRESTEDAEFALRLEPQNNEVKKQYAEVKALYEKV is encoded by the exons ATGCTTTATTTTAGATTCCAGGAGGCTGAGGATGACTGTACAGAGGCTTTGAATTTAGATGATCGCTACATTAAGGCATACTCTTGTTGTTCAACTGCTAGAAAAGAACTTGGAAAATTAAGAGAATCCACTGAAG ATGCTGAGTTTGCCTTGAGGTTGGAACCACAGAATAATGAGGTTAAGAAGCAGTATGCTGAAGTAAAAGCTTTGTATGAGAAG GTATAA
- the LOC115996043 gene encoding RNA polymerase II-associated protein 3-like isoform X1 produces the protein MLYFRFQEAEDDCTEALNLDDRYIKAYSCCSTARKELGKLRESTEDAEFALRLEPQNNEVKKQYAEVKALYEKEHMLYLEILKKRRLTSS, from the exons ATGCTTTATTTTAGATTCCAGGAGGCTGAGGATGACTGTACAGAGGCTTTGAATTTAGATGATCGCTACATTAAGGCATACTCTTGTTGTTCAACTGCTAGAAAAGAACTTGGAAAATTAAGAGAATCCACTGAAG ATGCTGAGTTTGCCTTGAGGTTGGAACCACAGAATAATGAGGTTAAGAAGCAGTATGCTGAAGTAAAAGCTTTGTATGAGAAG GAACACATGCTTTATCTGGAGATTCTTAAAAAGCGAAGGTTGACATCTAGTTAA
- the LOC115996042 gene encoding nuclear pore complex protein NUP205-like → MLLLIDNINRPAPNITHLLLKFDLDSPIERTMLQPKFHYSCLKVVLDQLEKLFKPDANALLHEFGFQLLYELCIDPLTCGPIMDLLSTKRYQFFIKRACLSRC, encoded by the exons ATGTTA CTTCTTATTGATAATATCAACAGGCCTGCCCCTAATATCACACACTTGCTGCTCAAGTTTGATCTTGATAGCCCTATTGAGAGGACCATGCTTCAGCCAAAATTTCATTACAG TTGCTTGAAGGTCGTTCTTGATCAACTGGAAAAGCTTTTCAAACCAGATGCCAATGCTTTGCTTCATGAATTTGGTTTTCAG CTTCTCTATGAGTTGTGCATAGATCCGTTAACTTGTGGTCCTATTATGGATTTGTTAAGCACTAAAAGATATCAGTTCTTCATAAAG AGAGCATGCCTAAGCCGCTGCTAG